One genomic window of Mycobacteriales bacterium includes the following:
- a CDS encoding UBP-type zinc finger domain-containing protein — protein sequence MRAAPAEMTSRTPGVCEDHTPDDGPWVHLRVCLTCGHVGCCDSSPARHASVHYERAGHPVMRSAEAGESWRWCFVDQLLG from the coding sequence CTGCGGGCGGCACCGGCCGAGATGACATCGCGGACGCCGGGGGTGTGTGAGGACCACACTCCCGACGACGGGCCCTGGGTCCATCTGCGGGTGTGCCTGACCTGCGGGCACGTCGGCTGTTGCGACTCGTCGCCGGCTCGGCACGCGAGCGTCCACTACGAGCGGGCCGGGCATCCGGTGATGCGCTCGGCGGAGGCCGGGGAGTCGTGGCGATGGTGCTTCGTGGACCAGCTGCTCGGCTAG
- the glgX gene encoding glycogen debranching protein GlgX encodes MTEIWPGSFVPVPLGAHPQDGGTTFAVSSDVATAVTLCLFDENGAEERLAMPAYDAGVWRGFVPGVGPGRRYGYRVTGPYDPGSGARCNPAKLLLDPYARAIDGDVRWDPSLLGDDPGDSAGAAPRSLVVDTAFDWGDDAAPRTPYGRSVIYETHVKGITARHPDVPEDQRGTYAGLAHPAVIEHLNTLGVTAVELLPVHHSLTNGILADAGKVNYWGYDTIGYFAPHAPYSAAVRAGRAGGQVAEFQSMVKALHAAGLEVILDVVFNHTAEGNERGPTLCFRGLDNAGYYRLVPGDRAHYFDTTGTGNSLDTGQPDCLRLVLDSLRFWVTEYRVDGFRFDLAPTLARQDGTFTRLSDFFDAMHQDPVVSQIKLIAEPWDVNQPDSYDVGRFPPGWTEWNGRYRDTVRSFWRSDEGTLADLGTRVTGSPDLYGPARNRPSASVNILTTHDGFTLRDLVSYDHKHNDDNVPDPGGADDNRSWSCGAEGPTDDPEVNALRARQSRALLATLFLSRGVPMLLGGDEMGRTQGGNNNAYCQDNEVSWYDWSAVDTELLDFTRRLIAFRKAHAVLRRRRYLTPDDMRWYTPAGTSMTDEDWAWSRTVVAHVDGGVTPDVDERGRPELDDDLLVAVNGWWEEVEVTVPAIGRPAHWMLEFDTYGASPVGTTVAGETFPLRPRSLVVLRAPR; translated from the coding sequence GTGACGGAGATCTGGCCTGGCTCGTTCGTTCCGGTCCCGCTCGGCGCCCATCCGCAGGACGGCGGTACGACCTTCGCCGTCTCCTCGGACGTGGCGACAGCGGTGACCCTGTGCTTGTTCGACGAGAACGGTGCGGAGGAAAGACTCGCCATGCCCGCGTACGACGCGGGTGTCTGGCGTGGCTTCGTGCCGGGCGTCGGACCGGGCCGGCGGTACGGCTATCGCGTCACCGGCCCCTACGATCCCGGCTCCGGAGCACGCTGCAACCCGGCCAAGCTCCTGCTCGACCCGTACGCGCGGGCGATCGACGGGGACGTGCGTTGGGATCCGTCGTTGCTCGGCGACGACCCGGGCGACTCGGCCGGGGCGGCGCCGCGCTCGCTGGTGGTGGACACCGCCTTCGACTGGGGCGACGACGCGGCGCCGCGGACGCCGTACGGGCGGTCCGTGATCTACGAGACGCACGTCAAGGGCATCACCGCCCGGCACCCGGACGTGCCGGAGGACCAGCGCGGGACCTATGCCGGCCTGGCCCACCCGGCGGTGATCGAGCACCTGAACACGCTCGGGGTGACGGCGGTCGAGCTGCTGCCGGTACATCACTCGCTGACCAACGGCATCCTCGCCGACGCCGGCAAGGTCAACTACTGGGGCTACGACACGATCGGTTACTTCGCGCCGCACGCGCCGTACTCGGCCGCGGTGCGGGCCGGGCGCGCCGGTGGGCAGGTGGCCGAGTTCCAGAGCATGGTGAAGGCGCTGCACGCAGCCGGCCTCGAAGTGATCCTCGACGTCGTCTTCAACCACACCGCCGAGGGCAACGAGCGGGGTCCGACGCTGTGCTTCCGCGGGCTGGACAACGCCGGCTACTACCGGCTGGTGCCGGGCGACCGCGCCCACTACTTCGACACCACCGGCACCGGGAACAGCCTCGACACCGGGCAGCCGGACTGCCTGCGACTGGTGCTGGACTCGCTGCGGTTCTGGGTCACCGAGTATCGCGTGGACGGGTTCCGGTTCGACCTCGCGCCGACGCTGGCCCGGCAGGACGGCACCTTCACCCGGCTGTCGGACTTCTTCGACGCGATGCACCAGGACCCGGTCGTCTCCCAGATCAAGCTCATCGCCGAGCCCTGGGACGTCAACCAGCCCGACTCGTACGACGTGGGTCGCTTCCCGCCGGGCTGGACGGAGTGGAACGGGCGGTACCGGGACACCGTGCGGTCGTTCTGGCGCAGCGACGAGGGCACGCTCGCCGACCTCGGCACCCGGGTCACCGGCTCCCCCGACCTCTACGGCCCGGCCCGCAACCGGCCGTCCGCGTCGGTGAACATCCTCACCACCCACGACGGCTTCACCTTGCGCGACCTGGTCTCCTACGACCACAAGCACAACGACGACAACGTGCCGGATCCCGGTGGTGCCGACGACAACCGGTCCTGGAGCTGCGGCGCCGAGGGGCCGACCGACGACCCCGAGGTGAACGCGCTGCGGGCCCGGCAGTCGCGGGCGTTGCTGGCGACACTGTTCCTGTCCCGCGGCGTGCCGATGCTGCTCGGCGGGGACGAGATGGGACGCACCCAGGGCGGCAACAACAACGCGTACTGCCAGGACAACGAGGTGTCCTGGTACGACTGGTCCGCGGTCGACACCGAACTGCTGGACTTCACCCGGCGGCTCATCGCCTTCCGGAAGGCGCACGCGGTGCTGCGGCGGCGGCGCTACCTGACCCCGGACGACATGCGCTGGTACACGCCGGCCGGGACGTCGATGACGGACGAGGACTGGGCCTGGTCGCGGACGGTCGTGGCGCACGTCGACGGCGGCGTCACCCCGGACGTGGACGAGCGGGGACGGCCCGAGCTGGACGACGACCTGCTGGTCGCGGTCAACGGCTGGTGGGAGGAGGTCGAGGTCACCGTTCCGGCGATCGGGCGGCCGGCACACTGGATGCTGGAGTTCGACACGTACGGGGCCTCGCCGGTGGGGACGACCGTCGCGGGCGAGACGTTCCCGCTACGGCCGCGGTCCCTCGTCGTCCTGCGCGCGCCGCGCTAG
- a CDS encoding ATP-binding protein, which translates to MTATQVVNLALGRAPEAVVPPEAVLEIDFPMLDPGGRLPARVVRWVPPSRLAGESQDIAGLQLDRPAPGDAAPLPMARVDHPFDRRVVLLGFPVGQHTGTYSVGRLRGTQAAGLARIDVEDAGGGLSGTPVWDVDAGVAVGMVIADPPGARMVPAATLFAAWPRLSEQARIASPFPGLRAFREQDAVSFFGRTELVDRLDALSRVAPVVTVLGPSGVGKSSLLHAGLMPALRTRTDTVVTVTRPAESASPLRSLALALDRAGPAAADPVARAERVTALEHLLRYGRIAEVVSAVLARAGAERLVLVVDQLEEVFAGARPDELTEFGAVLTSALNGGRSFAVVTALRADFLGEALRHPATAPLVDDPWLVSVAEPTRAELRELVTMPVERLHSVVFEAGLPDRLLGDLGIAAGRLPLLQFTLAALWDRERDGRLRHLAYDEIGRVDAAPGQHAEEVWSELSPAQCRAGERLLVQLIRPLPDGSGFIRRAALPSELDPEAWAIACRLATQRLLVLSETESAKGGPSFAVELGHESLVAHWSRLTELAVRNRDFRRWQETLRQRMRAWSDADRPVGKLPGRAELRTASRWTGEHADQMSPAERRFLARGRTRHRSMLVRTAVAVLVLILAVTYLVVARDRGAASRAANDLAAKAGAGHPAALRDPYGKVLFALRGYRTRHTDAADKAVESVGRATLVADAVLPDYSASPSYDLTGKVSADGRVMVATTADQKPAAFRIDGGSVGRILLDPMPLMSYRILAAAGARGTVAAFAGTTSGPLDPEAPRTPCAAPEPDRVQGCVTAYDLRTGRIVLEAPIWDPTLSAVTRLSVDGTDHVVGALTQGFDGVWRVLRWQVGSGRALPPVKIAGHWDDIPGFWLAPGGELATVLQVPPSSPNRRPGSVLSVLNMAGGQARVLNGAVHKATTVGASADGGRVASLVDSGPAPEVRVWDVTSGRVLAQVPVPREARSALDRGVALDPSGMVLGLTWLPDTETGAGRDRTSLARAMRDQGDTKVALFSVSEGRQIGTLQAPGGWPVVRPLGPSREAPVELSQGSLLALVLPTTAGGPAARLAAAPPQSLSPATAYAALCGKLLDRTESSEVTRARPDGAYAGDVCG; encoded by the coding sequence GTGACCGCGACGCAGGTGGTCAACCTCGCGCTCGGGCGGGCGCCGGAGGCGGTGGTTCCGCCCGAGGCCGTCCTCGAGATCGACTTCCCGATGCTCGACCCCGGCGGCCGGCTGCCGGCCCGGGTCGTCCGCTGGGTCCCGCCGTCCCGGTTGGCCGGCGAGTCGCAGGACATTGCCGGCCTCCAGCTGGACCGGCCGGCGCCGGGCGACGCGGCGCCGTTGCCGATGGCCCGGGTGGACCACCCGTTCGACCGGCGGGTCGTGCTGCTCGGCTTCCCGGTCGGCCAGCACACCGGCACGTACTCCGTAGGCCGGCTGCGGGGCACGCAGGCGGCGGGCCTGGCGCGGATCGACGTCGAGGACGCGGGCGGCGGCCTGTCCGGGACGCCGGTCTGGGACGTGGACGCTGGCGTCGCTGTCGGCATGGTCATCGCCGATCCGCCGGGCGCTCGGATGGTCCCGGCCGCGACGCTGTTCGCGGCGTGGCCCCGGCTGTCCGAGCAGGCCCGGATCGCCAGCCCTTTCCCCGGGCTCCGGGCCTTTCGGGAGCAGGACGCGGTCTCGTTCTTCGGCCGGACCGAGCTGGTCGACCGCCTCGACGCGCTGAGCCGGGTCGCGCCGGTCGTCACCGTGCTCGGACCGTCCGGGGTGGGGAAGTCCTCGCTGCTGCACGCCGGCCTGATGCCGGCCCTGCGGACCCGGACCGACACGGTGGTGACCGTGACCCGGCCGGCCGAGTCGGCGAGCCCGCTGCGGTCGCTGGCCCTCGCGCTGGACCGGGCCGGGCCGGCGGCGGCCGATCCCGTCGCCCGGGCGGAGCGGGTGACCGCGCTCGAGCACCTGCTCCGGTACGGCCGGATCGCCGAGGTCGTCTCCGCCGTGCTCGCCCGGGCGGGCGCCGAGCGGCTGGTCCTGGTGGTGGACCAACTGGAGGAGGTGTTCGCAGGTGCCCGGCCGGACGAGCTGACCGAGTTCGGCGCGGTGCTGACCAGCGCGCTGAACGGGGGCCGGTCGTTCGCCGTGGTCACCGCGCTGCGGGCGGACTTCCTCGGCGAGGCGTTGCGGCACCCGGCGACGGCCCCGCTCGTCGACGACCCCTGGCTGGTGTCGGTGGCCGAGCCGACCCGGGCCGAGCTGCGCGAGCTGGTGACGATGCCGGTGGAACGCCTGCACTCGGTCGTCTTCGAGGCCGGGTTGCCCGACCGGCTGCTCGGCGACCTGGGCATCGCCGCCGGCCGGCTCCCGTTGTTGCAGTTCACGCTGGCCGCCCTCTGGGACCGGGAGCGCGACGGCCGGCTCCGACACCTGGCGTACGACGAGATCGGCCGGGTCGATGCGGCGCCGGGCCAGCATGCCGAGGAGGTCTGGTCCGAGCTGAGCCCGGCGCAGTGCCGGGCCGGGGAGCGGCTGCTGGTGCAGCTGATCCGGCCGCTGCCGGACGGATCCGGCTTCATCCGCCGCGCCGCGCTCCCGTCCGAGCTGGACCCGGAGGCCTGGGCCATCGCCTGCCGCCTGGCGACCCAGCGGCTGCTCGTGCTCAGCGAGACCGAGTCCGCGAAGGGCGGTCCGTCCTTCGCGGTCGAGCTCGGGCACGAGTCCTTGGTCGCGCACTGGTCGCGGCTGACGGAACTTGCTGTCCGCAATCGTGATTTCCGGCGCTGGCAGGAGACTCTGCGCCAGCGGATGCGCGCATGGTCGGACGCCGATCGGCCGGTCGGCAAATTGCCTGGGCGCGCCGAATTGCGGACGGCATCGCGCTGGACCGGCGAACACGCCGATCAGATGAGCCCGGCCGAGCGTCGCTTCCTCGCACGGGGCCGAACCCGGCACCGATCGATGCTGGTCCGCACCGCCGTCGCCGTGCTGGTCCTGATCCTCGCCGTCACCTACCTCGTGGTCGCCCGGGATCGCGGTGCCGCGTCCCGCGCCGCGAACGACCTCGCGGCCAAGGCCGGCGCCGGCCATCCGGCCGCGCTGCGGGACCCGTACGGCAAGGTGCTGTTCGCGCTGCGCGGCTACCGCACCCGGCACACCGACGCCGCGGACAAGGCGGTGGAGTCGGTCGGCCGGGCGACGTTGGTCGCCGACGCGGTGCTGCCGGACTACAGCGCCTCCCCGTCCTACGACCTCACCGGCAAGGTCAGCGCCGACGGCCGGGTCATGGTCGCGACCACCGCGGACCAGAAGCCGGCCGCGTTCCGGATCGACGGCGGCTCGGTGGGTCGGATCCTGCTGGACCCGATGCCGCTCATGTCCTACAGGATCCTGGCCGCGGCGGGAGCCCGTGGGACGGTCGCCGCCTTCGCCGGGACCACCAGCGGGCCGCTCGACCCGGAAGCCCCGCGGACGCCCTGCGCGGCTCCCGAGCCGGATCGAGTGCAGGGCTGCGTGACCGCGTACGACCTGCGGACCGGCCGGATCGTGCTGGAGGCCCCGATCTGGGACCCCACCCTCAGCGCCGTGACCCGGCTCAGCGTCGACGGCACCGACCACGTGGTCGGCGCCCTCACCCAGGGCTTCGACGGAGTCTGGCGCGTGCTGCGCTGGCAGGTCGGGTCGGGCCGTGCACTGCCCCCGGTCAAGATCGCGGGGCATTGGGACGACATACCCGGCTTCTGGCTCGCCCCGGGGGGCGAGCTGGCCACCGTCCTGCAGGTTCCGCCGTCGAGCCCGAATCGGCGACCCGGCTCGGTGCTGTCCGTGCTGAACATGGCCGGTGGCCAGGCAAGGGTCCTGAACGGCGCGGTGCACAAGGCCACCACCGTCGGGGCCTCGGCCGACGGCGGACGTGTCGCCTCGCTCGTCGATTCGGGTCCCGCGCCCGAGGTGCGGGTCTGGGACGTGACCTCCGGCCGCGTGCTGGCCCAGGTCCCGGTGCCCAGGGAGGCCCGTTCGGCGCTGGACCGCGGGGTCGCGCTCGACCCGAGCGGGATGGTGCTGGGCCTGACCTGGCTGCCGGATACCGAGACCGGCGCCGGTCGGGACCGCACGTCGCTGGCCCGTGCGATGCGCGACCAGGGTGACACCAAGGTGGCGCTGTTCTCGGTGTCCGAGGGCCGTCAGATCGGCACCCTGCAGGCGCCCGGTGGCTGGCCGGTCGTCCGCCCGCTCGGACCGAGCCGGGAGGCGCCCGTCGAGCTCAGCCAGGGCAGCCTGCTCGCCCTCGTGCTGCCGACGACGGCCGGTGGCCCGGCCGCACGGCTCGCCGCTGCCCCGCCGCAGTCGCTCAGCCCGGCGACGGCGTACGCAGCGTTGTGCGGCAAGTTGCTCGATCGGACCGAGTCCAGTGAGGTGACCCGCGCCCGGCCGGACGGCGCGTACGCCGGTGACGTCTGCGGCTGA
- a CDS encoding PrsW family glutamic-type intramembrane protease, with protein sequence MVRGWAWLGVLLGGVALFEIVRRVLIETENPNLVPSLILLGAAVAPASFVTFVLGRRLPYDVSGGTIGVVAFLGGLVGVVTAGLLEYDTLRGLGVLPMVAVGLIEEAAKLIVPVVLLVVLRRHRRPADGLLVGVAAGAGFAALETMGYAFVTLISSKGNVGAVQDILLLRGLLSPAAHMAWTGLTATALWYAADQGWKGAALLRFLAVFVLAVALHTIWDSAGTIPVYIVLAVISLGLLTWFAHLLARGTRMPAVLRT encoded by the coding sequence ATGGTACGAGGATGGGCCTGGCTCGGCGTACTGCTCGGCGGCGTGGCGCTGTTCGAGATCGTGCGCCGGGTCCTGATCGAGACCGAGAACCCGAATCTGGTCCCGTCGTTGATCCTGCTCGGTGCGGCGGTGGCGCCGGCGTCGTTCGTCACGTTCGTCCTGGGACGGCGGCTCCCGTACGACGTCAGCGGCGGAACGATCGGCGTGGTCGCCTTCCTGGGCGGCCTGGTCGGGGTGGTCACAGCCGGCCTACTCGAGTACGACACGCTGCGGGGCCTCGGGGTGCTCCCGATGGTGGCGGTCGGGCTCATCGAGGAGGCGGCCAAGCTGATCGTCCCGGTCGTGCTGCTGGTCGTGCTGCGGAGGCATCGGCGTCCCGCCGACGGTCTGCTGGTCGGGGTCGCGGCCGGTGCCGGCTTCGCCGCACTGGAGACCATGGGGTACGCGTTCGTCACGTTGATCTCGTCCAAGGGCAACGTGGGAGCCGTGCAGGACATCCTGCTGCTGCGTGGTCTGCTGAGCCCGGCCGCGCACATGGCCTGGACCGGCCTCACCGCGACCGCGCTCTGGTACGCCGCGGACCAGGGCTGGAAGGGCGCCGCGCTGCTGCGCTTCCTTGCCGTCTTCGTGCTGGCCGTGGCGCTGCACACGATCTGGGACAGCGCCGGGACGATCCCGGTGTACATCGTGCTGGCGGTCATCAGCCTCGGCCTCCTCACCTGGTTCGCGCACCTGCTCGCCCGCGGGACGAGGATGCCGGCGGTCCTGAGGACCTAG